A genomic segment from uncultured Vibrio sp. encodes:
- a CDS encoding DUF3820 family protein: MLEKENLIKLARMQMPFGKYSGRVLIDLPEEYLLWFDKKGWPSGELGDLLKLCLALKIEGLDSVVKPLKRM, translated from the coding sequence ATGTTAGAAAAAGAGAACTTGATAAAACTGGCAAGAATGCAAATGCCTTTTGGTAAATACTCGGGAAGAGTTTTGATTGATCTACCAGAGGAGTACTTGCTGTGGTTCGATAAAAAAGGCTGGCCTAGTGGTGAGCTGGGGGATTTACTCAAGTTGTGTTTAGCGTTGAAAATCGAAGGATTAGATAGCGTGGTAAAACCACTCAAGCGAATGTAA
- a CDS encoding cysteine-rich CWC family protein, protein MKSPCRAACKNNGGICSGCHRTIEEIIQWKDKTDEQRDSLIEQITGSDSTHSCPECGTQAHCDITAGKETCWCFELEERDIPTSDKQQLCLCRKCLEKKPVA, encoded by the coding sequence ATGAAGTCACCTTGTCGTGCTGCCTGTAAAAACAATGGCGGCATCTGTTCTGGATGTCACAGAACGATAGAAGAAATCATCCAATGGAAAGATAAAACGGATGAACAGCGAGACAGTTTGATAGAGCAAATTACAGGTAGCGACTCTACCCATTCATGCCCGGAGTGCGGCACTCAAGCACACTGTGATATCACAGCAGGGAAAGAGACCTGTTGGTGTTTTGAGCTCGAGGAAAGAGACATACCAACGTCTGATAAACAGCAATTGTGCTTATGTCGCAAGTGCCTGGAGAAAAAGCCAGTCGCTTAA
- a CDS encoding HopJ type III effector protein, giving the protein MELQQFLQAVASTPESIEFETTMAVIEANYDFTPTAFTNGATENGADENNGSCKIFAFGLLNNLDKEATLACFGRFYREDVLQHPENDDHQNIRNFMVSGWDGVKFKSPALTAK; this is encoded by the coding sequence ATGGAACTACAACAATTTTTGCAAGCAGTGGCGTCAACTCCAGAAAGCATCGAATTTGAAACAACGATGGCAGTAATTGAAGCGAATTACGACTTCACGCCGACTGCTTTTACCAATGGCGCGACCGAAAACGGAGCTGATGAGAACAATGGTTCGTGCAAAATCTTTGCATTTGGTTTGCTTAATAACTTAGATAAGGAAGCAACGCTGGCTTGTTTTGGTCGTTTTTACCGTGAAGACGTTCTGCAACATCCAGAAAACGATGATCATCAGAACATTCGTAACTTTATGGTCAGCGGATGGGATGGTGTGAAGTTTAAGTCGCCAGCGCTTACAGCGAAATAA